One window of Psychrobacillus sp. FSL H8-0483 genomic DNA carries:
- a CDS encoding lipoate--protein ligase, with the protein MYFIDNKGITDPRINLAIEEYALNTMDVEKDSFLLFYINQPSIIIGRNQNTVEEINTDFVEKNGIIPVRRLSGGGAVYHDLGNLNFSFLTKDDGDSFRNFKKFTQPVVDALGKMGVNAELSGRNDILAEGKKISGNAQFSTRGRMFSHGTLMFNTEIDAVVSALKVSKEKIESKGIKSIRSRVANVAELLKEPMTIEQFRSEILSSIFGGAENIQYWELTEEDWENIHKLSEQRYQQWDWNYGKSPKFNMKHTHRFPSGGVDVRLEVNKGIMEEVKIFGDFFGVGEMEEVERLLTGKPYSKQAIEEALESVDVPKYFGGITKEELVQLIY; encoded by the coding sequence ATGTATTTTATTGATAATAAAGGAATAACAGATCCAAGAATTAACCTAGCAATTGAAGAGTATGCGTTAAATACAATGGACGTTGAAAAAGACTCTTTTCTTTTGTTTTACATAAATCAGCCTTCCATTATTATTGGAAGAAACCAAAATACTGTAGAAGAAATTAATACAGATTTTGTAGAGAAAAACGGTATTATTCCAGTTCGCAGACTTTCTGGTGGTGGAGCTGTCTATCATGACTTAGGAAACCTAAATTTCAGCTTTTTAACAAAAGATGATGGGGATAGCTTCCGTAATTTTAAAAAGTTCACACAACCAGTTGTAGATGCACTTGGGAAAATGGGCGTGAACGCTGAGCTTTCTGGAAGAAATGACATTTTAGCAGAAGGTAAAAAAATCTCTGGAAATGCACAATTCTCTACTCGTGGTAGAATGTTTAGTCACGGGACATTGATGTTTAATACAGAAATCGATGCAGTCGTATCTGCTTTAAAAGTGAGTAAAGAAAAAATTGAATCAAAAGGAATCAAATCGATCCGTAGTCGTGTGGCAAATGTTGCAGAACTATTGAAAGAGCCAATGACGATTGAACAATTCCGGTCAGAAATTCTTTCATCTATATTTGGTGGGGCAGAAAATATTCAATATTGGGAGCTGACAGAAGAGGATTGGGAAAATATCCACAAGCTTTCAGAACAACGCTACCAGCAATGGGATTGGAACTATGGAAAATCACCTAAATTTAACATGAAGCATACACACCGTTTCCCTTCAGGAGGCGTAGATGTTCGATTAGAAGTAAATAAAGGTATCATGGAAGAAGTAAAGATCTTTGGAGATTTCTTTGGTGTCGGTGAAATGGAAGAAGTAGAGAGACTTCTTACTGGCAAGCCATATAGCAAACAAGCAATTGAAGAAGCTCTGGAATCCGTAGATGTACCTAAGTACTTCGGTGGTATTACAAAAGAAGAATTAGTGCAACTTATTTATTAA
- the hemE gene encoding uroporphyrinogen decarboxylase, which translates to MTTFNDTLLRAARGEQVEHTPVWYMRQAGRSQPEYRKIKEKYSLEQITHEPELCAYVTRLPVENYNVDAAILYKDIVTPLPGIGVDVKIKSGVGPVIDNPIRTVQDVANLGDLSPEDDVPFVLETIKLLTTEQLNVPLIGFAGAPFTLASYMIEGGPSKSYNKTKAFMVSEPQAWLALMDKLADMIIVYIKAQVKAGAKAIQIFDSWVGALNVADYRIFIKPVMTRIFTELRETGVPLITFGVGASHLAMEWHDLPVDVVGIDWRLSIEEARAKGLTKPLMGNLDPSYLIGDWAEIEKRAKLILEQGVAQPGHIFNLGHGVFPEVNPDTLKRLTTFVHEYSKELIAAKSN; encoded by the coding sequence ATGACTACTTTTAATGATACACTTCTTCGTGCAGCGCGTGGAGAACAAGTGGAGCATACTCCAGTATGGTACATGAGGCAAGCGGGAAGATCCCAACCTGAGTACAGAAAAATAAAAGAAAAATATTCTTTAGAGCAAATTACACATGAGCCAGAACTATGTGCGTATGTAACACGCTTACCTGTTGAAAATTATAATGTAGATGCGGCAATACTATACAAAGACATTGTTACTCCATTACCAGGTATTGGGGTTGATGTGAAAATTAAATCGGGTGTTGGTCCAGTGATTGATAATCCAATCCGTACCGTACAAGATGTAGCCAACTTAGGAGACTTATCTCCAGAGGACGATGTTCCATTTGTATTAGAAACAATAAAATTACTTACAACGGAACAATTAAATGTTCCTTTAATCGGATTTGCAGGGGCTCCATTTACACTTGCAAGTTATATGATTGAAGGCGGTCCTTCAAAGAGCTATAACAAAACGAAAGCATTTATGGTTTCTGAACCACAAGCTTGGTTAGCATTAATGGACAAGCTTGCAGATATGATTATTGTTTATATCAAAGCACAAGTAAAAGCAGGGGCGAAAGCAATTCAAATCTTCGACTCTTGGGTTGGTGCTTTAAACGTAGCAGATTATCGTATTTTCATTAAACCAGTAATGACACGTATTTTCACAGAGCTTCGTGAAACTGGGGTACCACTAATTACGTTTGGTGTTGGTGCTAGTCATTTAGCAATGGAATGGCATGACCTACCTGTTGATGTAGTCGGAATTGACTGGCGTTTATCTATCGAGGAAGCTCGAGCTAAAGGATTGACAAAACCACTTATGGGTAACTTAGACCCATCTTATTTAATTGGAGATTGGGCAGAAATTGAAAAACGTGCAAAACTAATTTTGGAGCAAGGGGTAGCGCAACCAGGTCATATCTTTAACCTTGGACATGGTGTATTCCCAGAAGTGAATCCAGATACATTAAAACGTTTAACAACTTTTGTGCATGAATATAGTAAAGAACTTATCGCAGCAAAATCTAACTAA
- a CDS encoding antibiotic biosynthesis monooxygenase: protein MNLYMTSGTPEFMQSIKKKHPHDRIFVLHGTGNSLLIHETDNKTVFQVPRKYEILESLGQISEKGYFVLHHIPVSEEGKPIFEFKYTNLSPTIENEPGFIALRVLKQIKSDTYIILTEWSGPSSYDVWAKTVSLDFTNVADKQKLFTSAPYVSTYHAQSEEEA, encoded by the coding sequence ATGAATTTATATATGACATCTGGAACACCTGAATTTATGCAATCCATAAAAAAGAAGCATCCCCATGATCGTATATTTGTCTTACATGGAACAGGAAACTCCCTACTGATTCATGAAACAGATAACAAAACTGTTTTCCAAGTACCACGAAAGTATGAAATACTAGAATCACTAGGGCAAATTTCTGAAAAAGGTTATTTCGTTTTGCACCATATCCCGGTCTCCGAAGAAGGGAAACCCATTTTCGAATTTAAGTATACAAACCTATCTCCAACAATAGAAAACGAACCAGGATTTATCGCACTGCGCGTCTTAAAACAGATTAAATCAGACACATATATTATTTTAACGGAGTGGTCTGGACCAAGCAGCTACGATGTCTGGGCAAAAACAGTCTCTCTGGACTTCACCAACGTTGCAGATAAACAAAAGCTCTTTACAAGCGCACCATACGTTTCTACCTATCATGCACAATCAGAAGAGGAAGCCTAA
- the hemH gene encoding ferrochelatase, which translates to MKKTMGLLVMAYGTPYEEDDIERYYTHIRHGRKPSDEQLADLTGRYQKIGGISPLAKITKNQAQGLCDRLNEVQDEIDFKLYIGLKHIEPFLEDAVAEMHKDGITEAVSMVLAPHFSTFSIKSYNGRIQEEAEKLGNLKITSVESWYDEPKFIQYWSEKVSAAFAEMTEEQREKACLIVSAHSLPEKIKEFGDPYPDQLEETADLIAKAAGVKNYAVGWQSAGQTPEPWIGPDVQDLTHELHKEKGYTTFVYTPVGFVAEHLEVLYDNDYECKVVCDEIGATYLRPAMPNDQPQFIDAMADVVLKHLRA; encoded by the coding sequence ATGAAAAAAACAATGGGTCTATTAGTAATGGCATATGGAACACCTTATGAAGAAGACGATATTGAACGCTATTACACGCATATACGACATGGTCGTAAGCCAAGCGATGAACAGTTAGCAGATTTGACGGGTCGTTATCAAAAAATCGGTGGTATTTCTCCACTTGCGAAAATTACGAAAAACCAAGCACAAGGTCTTTGTGATCGTTTGAATGAAGTGCAAGATGAAATTGATTTTAAGCTGTATATTGGGTTAAAACATATCGAGCCTTTCTTAGAAGACGCTGTTGCTGAAATGCATAAAGATGGCATTACAGAAGCTGTTTCTATGGTATTAGCGCCACACTTCTCAACATTCTCCATTAAATCGTATAACGGACGTATTCAAGAAGAAGCCGAAAAACTTGGTAATTTGAAAATTACTTCTGTAGAGAGTTGGTACGATGAACCAAAATTCATCCAATATTGGAGCGAAAAAGTAAGCGCTGCATTTGCGGAAATGACAGAAGAACAGCGTGAAAAAGCTTGTTTAATAGTATCCGCTCACTCTCTTCCAGAAAAGATTAAAGAGTTTGGAGATCCATATCCAGATCAGTTAGAAGAAACTGCTGATTTAATCGCAAAAGCGGCGGGTGTGAAAAATTATGCTGTGGGCTGGCAAAGTGCTGGACAAACTCCAGAACCTTGGATTGGACCAGATGTACAGGATTTAACACATGAATTACACAAAGAAAAAGGCTACACGACATTCGTTTATACTCCAGTTGGCTTCGTAGCAGAGCATTTAGAAGTTCTTTACGATAACGACTATGAGTGTAAAGTAGTTTGTGACGAAATTGGTGCTACATACTTACGCCCAGCAATGCCGAACGATCAACCCCAATTTATAGATGCGATGGCAGATGTAGTATTAAAACATTTGCGTGCTTAA
- a CDS encoding HAMP domain-containing sensor histidine kinase: MKKLSVKIWTLLLVFITATIVFIVIFTDFLYEELYVQDTEASMMEIAENLQRTYNGGVVTNDFIKQTEDYNRFSDVEVFTVRNPRELSACLPFDIDYESLIGADERAQLIDGNAVTKRGYEKRFDREVVSVIYPLVDENRLEGIIYLYVPLTKMTEMASRDALFLILIVSFFLIVMAFISLKSLERVLTPLAKLKEAAISMAAGKYDTRVNVESSDEIGELAKTFNQMAKSIQQEDEKKRDFLSIVSHELRTPISYIKGYGEAFEQQLVTEDKKADIYSLIVREANRMQKLTDDLLLVARSENTEDVEIAPLVLSETIREVLQLVKPLADEKGIAFTVKVDEETILSADELSSKQIFINILENAIRYSPEASNILIANKTTQTETTIHITDEGCGIEEEYLPHITERFYRVNKARSRSDGGTGLGLSIASQLIDVQKGRLAFTSEVGKGTTVHITLPIWEDTLE; this comes from the coding sequence ATGAAGAAGCTTTCCGTAAAAATTTGGACGTTGCTTCTAGTATTTATTACGGCGACAATTGTTTTCATAGTGATCTTTACAGATTTTTTGTATGAAGAACTTTATGTACAAGATACGGAAGCTTCCATGATGGAAATTGCAGAAAATCTTCAGCGTACATATAATGGTGGGGTTGTCACGAATGATTTTATTAAACAAACAGAGGATTATAATCGCTTTTCAGATGTGGAAGTATTTACCGTTCGAAATCCGAGAGAACTAAGTGCTTGTTTACCTTTTGATATAGACTATGAATCGTTAATTGGTGCAGATGAACGAGCGCAATTAATTGATGGAAACGCGGTAACGAAGCGGGGATATGAAAAAAGGTTTGACCGAGAAGTAGTGTCGGTTATTTATCCGCTTGTTGATGAGAATCGTTTAGAAGGAATTATTTATTTGTATGTACCCTTAACTAAAATGACGGAAATGGCTTCTCGAGATGCATTGTTTTTAATACTAATCGTGTCCTTCTTTTTGATTGTAATGGCTTTTATTAGCTTAAAAAGCTTAGAAAGAGTGTTGACTCCGTTAGCAAAATTAAAAGAAGCAGCCATCTCTATGGCTGCAGGGAAGTATGATACGCGTGTAAACGTGGAGTCTTCAGACGAAATCGGAGAGCTTGCAAAGACCTTTAACCAAATGGCAAAGTCCATTCAACAAGAGGATGAAAAAAAACGAGACTTCTTATCTATTGTTTCGCATGAGCTTCGAACACCCATCAGTTATATAAAAGGATACGGGGAGGCATTTGAGCAGCAACTAGTAACGGAAGACAAAAAAGCAGATATCTATTCGCTCATTGTTCGAGAAGCAAATCGAATGCAAAAACTAACGGATGACTTGCTCCTGGTTGCAAGATCAGAGAATACCGAAGACGTAGAAATAGCACCACTCGTGTTATCAGAAACTATCCGTGAAGTGTTACAGCTGGTTAAGCCACTTGCAGATGAAAAAGGGATAGCTTTTACTGTTAAAGTAGATGAAGAAACGATTCTATCTGCTGACGAACTTAGTTCAAAGCAGATATTTATAAATATATTAGAAAATGCAATCCGGTATTCTCCAGAGGCGTCTAACATATTAATTGCAAATAAAACAACACAAACAGAAACTACCATTCATATTACGGACGAAGGATGCGGGATTGAAGAAGAATATTTGCCGCATATTACAGAACGTTTTTACCGAGTGAATAAAGCAAGGAGTCGTTCGGACGGTGGAACTGGGCTTGGTCTCTCTATTGCATCTCAGCTGATAGATGTACAGAAGGGGAGACTCGCCTTTACAAGTGAAGTGGGAAAAGGAACAACAGTCCATATTACATTACCAATTTGGGAGGATACATTAGAATGA
- a CDS encoding TetR/AcrR family transcriptional regulator yields the protein MDRRQEILLAATRSFSLFGYKATTMEQIAKIANVGKGTIYTFFENKEVLFQEIVLRMIAEMKQEALNAIQEDASFQDNAHAALMKMLEFRETHQLFAKIIDEEQEWKTQAVKQVIVQVEQAIVSFVKEKIDKYIDKGEIRQVNSELVAYLLLKAYFGFVNDWNVTHDQSLSEEEIANFFQDTIFRSLLN from the coding sequence ATGGATCGTAGGCAAGAAATACTGTTAGCTGCAACAAGGTCTTTCTCGCTTTTTGGATATAAAGCAACAACGATGGAGCAAATAGCTAAAATTGCGAATGTAGGAAAAGGAACAATCTATACATTTTTTGAAAACAAAGAAGTACTCTTTCAAGAAATTGTTCTTCGAATGATCGCGGAAATGAAACAAGAAGCACTAAATGCTATCCAAGAGGATGCTTCTTTTCAAGACAATGCACATGCTGCATTGATGAAGATGTTAGAATTCCGAGAAACCCATCAGTTATTTGCGAAAATTATTGATGAAGAACAAGAATGGAAAACCCAAGCTGTAAAACAAGTGATTGTCCAAGTAGAACAAGCGATTGTATCCTTTGTTAAAGAAAAGATTGATAAATATATAGATAAAGGTGAAATTCGACAAGTAAATAGTGAGCTCGTAGCATACTTATTACTAAAAGCATATTTCGGTTTCGTAAATGACTGGAACGTAACGCATGACCAATCATTATCTGAAGAAGAAATAGCTAACTTTTTTCAAGACACCATTTTCCGTAGTCTCTTAAATTGA
- a CDS encoding YhgE/Pip domain-containing protein, which translates to MIKSEWKSILTNRKMLIAIIAVLFVPVMYAGMFLWAFWDPYANMEDLPVAVVNSDEGVEINGTELMLGKELSDNLKDSGEFKFVSVSKEEADQGLLDQDYYLLIEIPENFSQHATTLLDDEPQKMIITYKANEGYNFLSSQIGETVMDRIRAQVNEQVTATYAEQLFDSITKLGDGFAEASDGAGQLKDGVSEINNGASDLKGYLEQLASSTIELRDGTNAVADGIQSAASGSSDLNDGLSQLANGSTQLTDGVSQTATGAQALNKGLTEYTAGVAKLNESYQLLGEKDKALVDALAKLQNNTAKLNDSASQLSQGSASVTAGIQALSKQLEQLSTTLPAEQAEAIKTTLKQLETGSSTVSAGLEKLSGGTAALSTGTAQVTSGAEQLSAGYAQAQQGVDKLNGSSTALIDGSNALSTGTNTLASKMNEFNTGIQQAYTGSTSLVSGLNQLASGSSQLKDGTGTLAEKSGELVDGSSQLADGTKQLLDGSDTLQTSLQDASSQAEVSANDKTYNMVAAPVDVKTEEVNKVPNYGTGFTPYFLSLGLFVGALMISIVFPFVQPVIKPTSGVSWFTSKVTVLAVAGSIQSLLVVIIALFALKVETQSVGLFILSTFITSFTFLALVQFFVSVLGDAGRFVAIVTLILQLTTSAGTFPLEMIPEPLQFFNKILPMTYSVQSFKASISTGDMGQFLHSNGILIGFMMTFLLLTLGYFLLVFKKRHSKQTTEA; encoded by the coding sequence TTGATAAAATCAGAGTGGAAAAGTATTTTAACAAACCGAAAAATGTTGATTGCAATTATTGCAGTGTTATTTGTTCCGGTTATGTATGCTGGAATGTTTTTGTGGGCATTTTGGGATCCTTATGCAAATATGGAGGATCTTCCTGTTGCAGTTGTCAATTCTGATGAAGGCGTAGAAATCAATGGAACTGAGCTCATGCTTGGGAAAGAGTTATCGGACAATTTAAAGGATAGTGGAGAGTTTAAATTTGTATCTGTTTCAAAGGAAGAAGCAGATCAAGGGTTATTAGATCAAGATTATTATTTGTTGATTGAAATTCCAGAGAACTTTTCACAGCATGCAACTACTTTGTTAGATGATGAACCACAAAAAATGATTATTACTTACAAAGCAAATGAAGGGTACAACTTCCTTTCCTCACAAATTGGGGAGACTGTAATGGATCGTATTCGTGCTCAAGTAAACGAGCAAGTTACAGCTACTTATGCGGAACAATTATTTGATTCTATTACTAAATTAGGTGATGGTTTTGCAGAGGCTTCGGATGGTGCTGGCCAATTAAAGGACGGAGTATCTGAGATTAATAATGGGGCTAGTGATTTAAAAGGCTATTTAGAGCAACTAGCAAGTAGTACTATTGAATTGAGAGACGGTACAAACGCAGTTGCGGATGGAATCCAATCAGCAGCAAGTGGCTCTTCTGATTTAAATGATGGACTCTCTCAGCTAGCAAACGGCTCAACTCAGTTAACAGACGGAGTAAGCCAAACAGCTACAGGAGCGCAGGCGTTAAATAAAGGTCTAACAGAATATACAGCTGGTGTAGCCAAATTGAATGAAAGCTACCAATTACTTGGCGAAAAAGACAAAGCGTTAGTTGATGCTCTAGCTAAGTTACAAAACAACACAGCGAAATTAAATGATAGTGCTAGTCAGTTATCGCAAGGATCTGCAAGTGTAACAGCTGGTATTCAGGCTCTCTCTAAGCAACTAGAACAACTAAGTACTACTTTACCGGCAGAACAAGCCGAAGCAATAAAAACAACATTAAAACAATTAGAAACAGGTAGTTCAACGGTATCTGCTGGGTTAGAAAAACTTTCTGGTGGTACAGCAGCGTTATCTACTGGTACAGCTCAAGTAACTAGTGGAGCAGAACAACTAAGTGCGGGGTATGCCCAAGCACAACAAGGCGTTGATAAATTAAATGGATCATCAACAGCATTAATAGATGGTTCAAATGCTTTATCCACTGGTACAAATACATTAGCTTCTAAAATGAATGAATTTAACACAGGTATTCAGCAAGCTTACACAGGCTCAACAAGTCTAGTTAGTGGATTAAATCAATTAGCATCTGGTTCTTCGCAGTTAAAAGATGGAACTGGAACATTAGCAGAAAAATCTGGAGAGCTTGTGGACGGGTCTTCACAGCTAGCGGATGGAACGAAGCAGTTATTAGATGGCTCAGATACTTTACAAACAAGTTTACAAGATGCAAGTAGCCAAGCAGAAGTATCAGCAAATGATAAAACTTACAATATGGTTGCTGCACCAGTAGATGTGAAAACAGAAGAAGTGAATAAGGTCCCTAACTATGGTACAGGATTTACTCCTTATTTCTTATCACTTGGCTTATTTGTAGGAGCTTTAATGATTTCAATTGTCTTCCCATTTGTACAACCAGTGATTAAACCAACAAGTGGAGTTTCATGGTTTACAAGTAAAGTAACTGTTCTTGCTGTAGCAGGGTCTATACAGTCACTTTTAGTTGTAATCATTGCATTGTTTGCATTGAAAGTTGAAACGCAAAGTGTAGGGTTATTTATCCTATCTACGTTTATTACAAGCTTTACATTCTTAGCATTAGTACAATTTTTCGTTTCAGTCTTAGGAGATGCAGGACGATTCGTGGCAATCGTTACACTAATTCTTCAATTAACAACAAGTGCTGGAACATTCCCGTTAGAAATGATTCCAGAGCCATTGCAATTCTTTAACAAAATATTGCCGATGACATACTCCGTTCAAAGCTTTAAAGCGTCTATTTCAACTGGAGATATGGGGCAATTCTTGCATAGCAATGGAATATTGATTGGCTTTATGATGACGTTCCTTTTATTAACATTAGGATACTTCCTGTTAGTATTTAAAAAGCGTCACTCCAAACAAACAACAGAAGCATAA
- a CDS encoding response regulator transcription factor produces MTTHRVLVVEDDRKIASLLADTLRKYHYEVHTIEDFDQITEEFTAFDPHIVLLDVNLPSYDGYYWCRQLRQLTTCPIIFVSARSGEMDQVFALENGGDDFITKPFHYEIVLAKIRSHLRRTYGEYAAKQEERVVKVGKFQLFLERMELHVAKVEIPLQKKECTILELLLRNYPKLVTREQLLEELWDDQSFVDENTLNVNMTRVRKKLADYDVVSTIETVRGAGYRLILSSEEA; encoded by the coding sequence GTGACGACACATCGTGTGTTAGTAGTAGAAGATGATCGGAAAATTGCATCTCTGCTTGCAGATACTTTAAGAAAATACCACTATGAAGTGCATACTATAGAAGACTTTGATCAGATAACCGAGGAGTTTACAGCGTTTGACCCTCATATTGTTTTACTAGATGTAAATTTGCCATCCTATGATGGATATTATTGGTGTCGTCAGCTTCGCCAGTTGACAACTTGTCCCATTATTTTTGTTTCGGCAAGATCAGGAGAGATGGATCAAGTGTTTGCACTAGAAAATGGTGGAGATGATTTTATAACGAAGCCTTTTCACTACGAAATCGTCCTAGCAAAAATAAGAAGCCATTTAAGAAGGACTTACGGTGAATATGCAGCGAAGCAGGAAGAACGTGTCGTAAAAGTAGGTAAGTTCCAGCTCTTTTTGGAGCGAATGGAGTTACATGTTGCGAAAGTAGAAATTCCTCTTCAAAAGAAAGAATGTACCATTTTAGAATTACTTTTAAGAAATTATCCAAAGTTAGTGACTAGAGAGCAATTATTAGAAGAGCTTTGGGACGATCAGTCATTTGTTGATGAAAATACATTGAATGTCAATATGACAAGAGTTAGAAAAAAACTAGCTGATTATGATGTTGTATCTACGATTGAAACCGTTCGAGGAGCAGGTTATCGATTAATCCTAAGCTCGGAGGAAGCTTGA
- a CDS encoding FixH family protein — MKKTIAALALATMTLVGCQEEEAAHTNHNEGTLEEVVVEIQTPEELPVGEVTLSAKVTQGDQAVDDADSVEFEVWESGKRDEGTKVDANLTEDGVYEANYAFDHDGVYYMFAHTTARGLHVMPKQELKVGSPDMSKVILDESDNSMSEGHH, encoded by the coding sequence ATGAAAAAGACAATAGCAGCACTTGCATTAGCAACAATGACACTTGTAGGATGTCAAGAGGAAGAAGCAGCCCATACAAATCACAATGAAGGGACGCTGGAGGAAGTTGTTGTAGAAATTCAAACTCCAGAAGAGTTACCGGTTGGTGAAGTTACATTATCCGCAAAAGTAACACAAGGAGACCAGGCTGTCGATGATGCAGATTCAGTAGAATTCGAAGTGTGGGAATCAGGTAAGCGTGATGAAGGAACGAAGGTAGATGCTAATTTAACCGAAGATGGAGTATATGAAGCAAACTATGCTTTCGATCACGATGGAGTATATTATATGTTTGCTCATACTACTGCTAGAGGACTTCATGTGATGCCAAAACAAGAGTTAAAAGTTGGAAGTCCTGATATGAGTAAGGTCATCCTAGATGAGAGTGATAATTCGATGAGTGAAGGTCATCACTAA
- the yhfH gene encoding protein YhfH, producing MLENVIEFFRNLPKKKCATCGETIEEQHECYGNQCDKCNTL from the coding sequence ATGTTAGAAAACGTAATTGAATTTTTCCGTAACCTGCCTAAAAAGAAATGTGCTACATGTGGTGAAACAATTGAAGAGCAACATGAGTGCTATGGAAACCAATGTGACAAATGCAACACCCTATAA
- a CDS encoding response regulator transcription factor has translation MLVVDDERDMRQLVELHLLKSGFEVMQAENGEIALEIVRTTNVDLVLLDVMMPGKNGFEVCEEMRKFSSVPIIFLTALDAKTDLVKGLMLGGDDYVSKPFTAIELTARMDAIFRRIGVMTKNETLTKGIIVNDPTARQITVGGKKLSLTLKEYELIHLFMSYEGKVFSREQLLERLWGLDYEGGTRTVDTHIKTLRLKLGPIAGKYIETVWGIGYRFEARK, from the coding sequence ATTTTAGTAGTAGATGATGAACGAGATATGCGACAACTAGTTGAGTTACATTTGCTTAAATCTGGTTTTGAAGTCATGCAGGCTGAAAATGGAGAGATTGCTCTTGAGATTGTCCGAACTACGAATGTGGACTTAGTACTTCTAGATGTTATGATGCCTGGGAAAAATGGATTTGAAGTCTGCGAAGAAATGAGGAAATTCTCTTCCGTTCCAATTATATTTTTAACAGCTTTAGACGCAAAAACAGATTTAGTGAAAGGTTTAATGCTTGGTGGAGATGACTATGTTAGTAAGCCTTTTACGGCAATAGAGTTAACTGCTAGGATGGATGCTATCTTTAGAAGAATAGGTGTTATGACGAAGAATGAGACTCTTACAAAAGGAATTATAGTAAATGATCCAACTGCCAGACAAATTACAGTAGGTGGAAAGAAGCTTTCCCTAACTTTAAAGGAGTATGAACTTATTCATTTGTTTATGAGTTATGAAGGCAAGGTTTTTTCAAGGGAACAACTGCTTGAACGACTATGGGGGTTAGATTACGAAGGTGGAACTCGCACAGTAGATACACATATTAAGACGCTTCGATTAAAGCTTGGGCCAATAGCTGGGAAATATATTGAAACTGTTTGGGGCATTGGCTATCGTTTTGAGGCGAGGAAATGA